One genomic window of Thalassolituus hydrocarboniclasticus includes the following:
- the ffh gene encoding signal recognition particle protein, whose protein sequence is MFESLTDRLGNALKSITGQAKLTEENIKSTVREVRMALLEADVALPVVKAFTEQVKERAIGTEVLKSLNPGQVFLKIVHDELQKVMGDANEKLNLSVQPPAIVLMAGLQGAGKTTTVGKLAKFLAEREKKKVMVVSADVYRPAAIKQLETLANDVGALFHPSSPDQKPLDIAQGAIDAAKRAHADVLLVDTAGRLAVDEEMMAEIKALHAGINPVETLFVVDAMTGQDAANTAKAFNEALPLTGVILTKADGDARGGAALSVRHITGKPIKFMGMGEKTDALEPFHPDRVASRILDLGDILTLVEEAERTIDKQKAEKLAKKIKTGKGFDLEDFLDQIQQMKNMGGLTSMLDKLPGMGNMGQMAKQTDAAEKNFKQMESIIYSMTREERRFPDKINGSRKKRIAAGSGTQIQDVNRVLKQHSQMQKMMKKVTAKGGMRKMMRAMGGMGGAGGPGGPFGGGGGPFGGGMPPMR, encoded by the coding sequence ATGTTTGAGAGCCTTACCGACCGCCTGGGGAATGCCCTTAAAAGCATTACCGGCCAGGCCAAGCTGACGGAAGAAAATATTAAAAGCACCGTGCGCGAAGTGCGTATGGCGCTGCTGGAAGCCGACGTAGCGCTGCCGGTGGTCAAAGCCTTTACCGAACAGGTAAAAGAGCGCGCCATCGGCACCGAGGTGCTTAAGAGTCTGAATCCGGGCCAGGTGTTCCTGAAAATTGTTCATGACGAATTACAGAAGGTCATGGGCGATGCCAACGAAAAGCTGAATCTGTCGGTTCAGCCGCCAGCGATCGTGCTGATGGCAGGTCTGCAGGGTGCCGGTAAAACCACCACCGTGGGCAAGCTGGCCAAATTTCTGGCTGAGCGCGAAAAGAAAAAGGTAATGGTGGTTTCGGCCGACGTTTACCGTCCGGCGGCGATCAAACAGCTGGAAACCCTGGCTAACGATGTCGGTGCCTTGTTCCACCCGTCGTCACCGGATCAGAAACCGCTGGATATTGCTCAGGGCGCTATCGATGCGGCCAAGCGTGCCCATGCCGATGTGCTGCTGGTGGATACCGCCGGTCGTCTCGCCGTTGACGAAGAGATGATGGCTGAAATCAAGGCGCTGCACGCCGGTATTAATCCGGTGGAGACCCTGTTCGTGGTAGACGCCATGACCGGTCAGGATGCTGCCAATACCGCCAAAGCCTTTAACGAAGCGCTGCCGTTAACCGGTGTGATTCTGACCAAGGCAGACGGTGATGCACGTGGTGGTGCCGCGCTGTCGGTGCGTCATATTACCGGTAAGCCGATCAAGTTTATGGGTATGGGCGAGAAGACCGATGCGCTGGAGCCTTTCCATCCGGATCGTGTGGCCTCCCGTATTCTCGACCTGGGTGACATCCTCACCCTGGTGGAAGAAGCCGAACGTACCATCGATAAACAGAAAGCCGAAAAACTGGCGAAAAAGATCAAAACCGGTAAAGGCTTTGATTTAGAGGATTTCCTCGACCAGATTCAGCAGATGAAAAACATGGGCGGCCTGACCTCCATGCTCGATAAATTACCGGGCATGGGCAATATGGGGCAGATGGCCAAGCAGACTGATGCGGCGGAGAAAAACTTCAAGCAAATGGAATCGATCATCTATTCCATGACCCGTGAAGAGCGCCGTTTTCCGGACAAAATCAACGGCTCGCGTAAAAAGCGTATTGCCGCCGGTTCCGGCACCCAGATTCAGGACGTTAACCGCGTACTGAAGCAGCATTCACAAATGCAGAAAATGATGAAAAAAGTCACCGCCAAAGGCGGCATGCGCAAAATGATGCGTGCCATGGGCGGTATGGGTGGAGCAGGCGGACCTGGTGGCCCATTCGGTGGCGGCGGTGGCCCGTTCGGCGGTGGTATGCCGCCGATGCGCTGA
- a CDS encoding HEPN-associated N-terminal domain-containing protein, giving the protein MGIAKRAWEEAQKRGFSVDDNLCVCIDCFEDYGVRTFIEENDTGEPCDFCESNGEFSCRLEDVLAHVMMCIKTVWGHPDNEGLPYETREGGWQGEVYDSWEMLDFVGLEINSDSLQEYIYASLFNDGWCRRNPYSLSKDRTLYYGWVAFSDFVKNKSRYVFYRANNSDYDRSQHDEMNPVDILDALQDILNEMGLIKTLDVDANIYRVRITKTTEILKTSKELGSPPEEFASMANRMSPAGISMFYGAFDVETAIKETYEPDDYVKKATCGVFQSLRPLIVVDFSEGIYIPSLFDEHKLRIRDDMVFLVDFLKDFTRPIERTNRVHVDYVPTQVVTEFIRHVFKDVSGKSIDGIIYPSSRREEGKAIVVFADSEQCIDDGDVILDRSLLALKRTFSRILTRANMSGDPDTIVHKVQTKDGHCTWPFNYSFDVGKVNCPRCVEILERENKI; this is encoded by the coding sequence GTGGGTATCGCCAAAAGAGCATGGGAAGAAGCACAAAAAAGAGGTTTTAGTGTAGATGATAATCTTTGTGTTTGCATTGATTGCTTTGAAGACTACGGAGTTAGAACTTTTATTGAAGAAAATGATACAGGAGAGCCTTGTGATTTCTGTGAATCTAATGGCGAATTTTCATGTCGTTTAGAAGATGTTTTGGCTCATGTAATGATGTGCATAAAAACGGTATGGGGGCATCCCGATAATGAGGGATTACCTTATGAAACTAGAGAAGGGGGATGGCAGGGTGAAGTTTACGACTCTTGGGAAATGCTTGATTTCGTGGGGCTTGAAATAAATAGTGATTCATTGCAAGAGTATATTTATGCATCGCTATTTAATGATGGATGGTGTAGACGCAACCCATACTCGTTATCAAAGGATAGAACTCTCTATTATGGCTGGGTTGCCTTTTCGGATTTTGTCAAAAATAAATCGAGATATGTGTTCTACAGAGCTAATAATTCTGATTATGATAGATCTCAGCATGACGAAATGAATCCTGTAGATATTCTCGATGCTTTGCAGGATATTCTGAACGAAATGGGGCTGATAAAAACATTAGATGTTGATGCCAATATATACAGAGTTAGGATTACAAAGACTACAGAAATTTTAAAAACTTCCAAAGAGCTAGGTTCTCCACCTGAGGAATTTGCAAGCATGGCAAATAGAATGAGTCCTGCTGGTATTTCAATGTTCTATGGGGCTTTTGATGTTGAAACAGCTATTAAAGAAACATATGAGCCCGATGATTATGTAAAAAAAGCAACGTGTGGTGTATTCCAATCTCTTCGGCCATTAATAGTAGTTGATTTTTCTGAAGGTATTTATATTCCAAGCTTGTTTGATGAACATAAGCTACGCATTCGTGACGACATGGTTTTCCTCGTCGATTTTTTAAAAGACTTCACTCGTCCTATAGAAAGAACGAATCGTGTACATGTTGACTATGTCCCGACGCAAGTCGTAACTGAGTTCATTCGCCATGTATTCAAAGATGTATCTGGAAAATCAATAGATGGAATTATTTATCCAAGTTCTAGAAGAGAAGAGGGTAAGGCCATTGTTGTATTTGCTGACTCAGAACAATGCATTGATGATGGAGACGTTATCCTAGATAGATCTCTATTAGCGTTGAAAAGAACGTTCTCGCGGATTTTAACGAGAGCTAATATGTCAGGTGATCCTGATACTATAGTACATAAAGTGCAAACTAAAGACGGACACTGCACTTGGCCATTTAACTACTCTTTTGACGTCGGAAAGGTTAATTGTCCTCGCTGCGTAGAAATTCTTGAACGAGAAAATAAGATCTAA
- a CDS encoding HlyC/CorC family transporter: MSDVPLSVLFGILVLLIILSGFFSSSETGMMSLNRYRLRHMAKSKHKGAMRATKLLEKPDRLIGTILTGNNLVNFAAAALATIISQRLWPDNPDLAVFVNTILFTLVVLIFAELTPKTLAAIAPEKIAFPASRALLAIQWLLQPFVWFVNTIANALLRLVRVDVNNTTPDNLSTEELRTIVREAGSMIPKRHQHMLISILDLEKMTVNDIMVPRTELVGIDLNDDLETVLQQLRTTQHTRLPVYRGDINNVVGILHTRNISRFLTSGEFLKEDLEKICREPYFIPESTPLHTQLFNFQKNKRRIALVVDEYGDVQGICTLEDILEEIVGEFTTDVVSAASPDVHPQEDGSYIVDGAAYVRDVNKALKWDLPTDGPKTFSGLIVEILEHIPDAPVCLRIGDYRIEILQIKDNTIRAAKVTTERKIRLPD, from the coding sequence TTGAGTGACGTTCCCTTAAGTGTGCTCTTCGGCATACTGGTTCTGTTAATCATCTTATCTGGATTTTTCTCTAGTTCCGAAACCGGCATGATGTCGCTTAACCGTTACCGGTTACGGCATATGGCCAAAAGCAAGCATAAAGGCGCGATGCGTGCCACCAAGCTGCTGGAAAAGCCCGATCGTCTGATTGGTACCATCCTTACCGGTAATAACCTGGTCAACTTTGCCGCCGCCGCACTGGCAACCATCATCAGCCAACGCCTGTGGCCGGATAACCCCGATCTCGCCGTCTTTGTTAACACCATCCTGTTTACCCTGGTGGTGCTGATCTTTGCCGAGCTGACGCCAAAAACCCTGGCCGCCATCGCGCCGGAAAAAATTGCCTTTCCGGCCTCGCGCGCCTTGCTGGCGATTCAGTGGCTGCTGCAGCCTTTTGTCTGGTTTGTAAACACCATTGCCAACGCTTTGCTGCGCCTTGTCCGGGTGGACGTCAACAACACCACGCCGGATAACCTCAGCACCGAAGAGCTGCGCACCATTGTGCGTGAAGCCGGCTCCATGATTCCCAAGCGTCACCAGCATATGCTGATCAGTATTCTTGATCTGGAGAAGATGACGGTAAACGACATCATGGTGCCGCGCACCGAGCTGGTCGGCATCGACCTCAACGATGATCTGGAAACCGTGCTGCAACAGCTGCGCACCACTCAGCACACCCGCTTGCCGGTTTACCGTGGTGATATCAATAATGTGGTCGGCATTCTGCACACACGTAATATCAGCCGCTTTTTAACCTCCGGTGAATTCCTCAAAGAAGACCTGGAAAAAATCTGCCGCGAGCCTTACTTCATTCCGGAAAGCACTCCGCTGCATACCCAGCTGTTTAACTTCCAGAAAAACAAACGCCGTATTGCTCTGGTCGTCGATGAATACGGCGATGTGCAGGGCATCTGTACGCTGGAAGATATTCTTGAGGAAATTGTCGGCGAATTTACCACCGACGTGGTCTCAGCCGCCTCGCCCGACGTGCATCCACAGGAAGACGGCAGCTACATCGTCGATGGTGCCGCTTACGTGCGCGATGTGAACAAAGCGCTGAAATGGGATCTGCCAACCGATGGCCCGAAAACCTTCAGTGGTCTGATTGTCGAAATTCTTGAACATATTCCCGACGCGCCGGTTTGCCTGCGCATTGGCGACTACCGTATCGAGATTCTGCAGATTAAAGACAACACCATCCGCGCGGCTAAGGTCACCACCGAACGTAAAATCAGACTGCCGGATTAA
- a CDS encoding Na+/H+ antiporter NhaC family protein, with protein MAPSALALLPIGLFLALFIGGGLYYQQAGVDFAFYQVPAPVAILPAILLALLLARGTLNQRVDALIRGCADNTLITMVLIFLLAGGFASVAKAIGGVDATVNFGLSLIPPPLVLPGLFVMTAFIATSMGTSMGTIAAIAPIAVGISEATELSTVLTIGTVMGGAMFGDNLSIISDTTIAATRTQGCEMRDKFRMNFKIALPAAIITLLWLAYQGAASEAQQVKGYDLWLVLPYIAVLGLALSGLNVLLVLFAGIVLAGVIGLVRVEDYHLANWAKDIYDGYGSMQEIMILSIFIGGLAALMKAGGGLAWIGAFIDRLSRKGSAPKDHRRAGEFSIVSSVALANLCTANNTVAIIISGSLAKDIAERYGVDPKRSASLMDIASCVVQGIIPYGAQMLLAASLAALSPLQLVSAVTYCWALGAVALISVVIGKPAAR; from the coding sequence GTGGCCCCATCTGCGCTGGCATTGTTGCCTATTGGTTTGTTTCTGGCGCTGTTTATTGGTGGCGGTCTGTATTATCAGCAAGCCGGGGTGGACTTCGCCTTTTATCAGGTGCCGGCTCCGGTGGCGATTCTGCCGGCCATTCTGCTGGCACTGTTGCTGGCGCGTGGCACGCTGAATCAGCGCGTCGATGCCCTGATTCGCGGCTGTGCCGATAACACCCTGATTACCATGGTGCTGATTTTCCTGCTGGCGGGTGGTTTTGCCAGTGTGGCCAAGGCTATCGGCGGTGTGGATGCGACGGTAAATTTTGGGCTCAGCCTGATTCCGCCGCCGCTGGTGTTGCCGGGCCTGTTTGTGATGACGGCTTTTATCGCCACTTCGATGGGTACTTCTATGGGCACCATCGCGGCCATTGCGCCCATTGCGGTGGGCATCAGCGAGGCCACGGAATTATCGACGGTACTGACCATCGGTACGGTGATGGGCGGGGCGATGTTTGGCGATAACCTGTCGATTATTTCCGATACCACCATTGCCGCAACCCGCACCCAGGGTTGTGAAATGCGCGATAAATTCCGCATGAATTTTAAAATTGCCTTACCGGCGGCGATCATCACCCTGTTATGGCTGGCTTATCAGGGCGCGGCCAGTGAGGCGCAGCAGGTGAAGGGTTATGATCTGTGGCTGGTGCTGCCTTATATCGCGGTGCTGGGCTTAGCGCTCAGCGGTCTGAATGTGTTGCTGGTGCTGTTCGCCGGTATTGTTCTGGCCGGAGTGATCGGCCTGGTCCGGGTAGAGGATTATCACCTGGCGAACTGGGCGAAGGATATTTACGACGGGTACGGCAGCATGCAGGAAATTATGATTCTGTCGATTTTCATCGGTGGTCTGGCGGCACTGATGAAAGCCGGTGGCGGTCTGGCCTGGATCGGTGCGTTTATTGACCGCCTGAGCCGTAAAGGCAGCGCTCCGAAAGATCACCGCCGTGCCGGTGAATTCAGTATTGTTTCGTCGGTGGCGCTGGCCAACCTCTGTACCGCCAACAATACGGTAGCCATTATTATTTCCGGCAGTCTGGCGAAAGACATTGCCGAGCGCTACGGCGTAGACCCAAAGCGCAGCGCCAGCCTGATGGATATTGCCTCCTGTGTGGTGCAGGGCATTATTCCTTACGGTGCGCAGATGCTGCTGGCCGCCTCGCTGGCGGCGTTATCACCGCTGCAGCTGGTCAGTGCGGTTACCTATTGCTGGGCGCTGGGCGCTGTTGCTCTGATCTCTGTTGTTATTGGTAAACCTGCGGCACGTTGA
- the map gene encoding type I methionyl aminopeptidase: MLVKIKTAEELALMRESGRLLAQVFAMLDDYVKAGISTMDINNRVEDFIVNDLQARPASKGQYDFPYVLNPSVNHVVCHGMPKASQLLRNGDIVNLDITLEKNGFIADSSKMYCVGQINPQARRLVDTTYQAMWAGIRQVRPGARLGDIGQAVQQVAERAGFSVVRDYTGHGIGREMHEEPQVLHYGKAGTGMKLEEGMTFTIEPMINQGDHRLKHMKDGWTVITRDKKLSAQWEHTIAVTATGYEVLTLREEEKNTAD; encoded by the coding sequence ATGCTGGTTAAAATCAAAACTGCGGAAGAACTGGCGCTGATGCGCGAATCCGGACGCTTGCTGGCGCAGGTGTTTGCCATGCTGGATGACTACGTCAAAGCCGGTATCAGCACCATGGATATTAATAACCGGGTGGAAGACTTTATCGTCAACGATCTGCAGGCGCGCCCGGCCAGTAAAGGACAGTACGATTTTCCCTATGTACTGAATCCGTCGGTCAATCATGTGGTCTGCCACGGTATGCCCAAAGCCAGCCAGCTGCTGCGTAACGGCGATATTGTTAATCTTGATATCACCCTGGAAAAAAACGGCTTTATCGCCGATTCCAGCAAGATGTACTGCGTCGGCCAGATCAACCCGCAGGCGCGGCGTCTGGTGGATACCACCTATCAGGCGATGTGGGCCGGTATCCGTCAGGTACGTCCCGGCGCCCGCCTCGGTGATATTGGCCAGGCCGTTCAGCAGGTGGCCGAACGTGCGGGTTTCAGCGTAGTACGTGACTATACCGGTCACGGCATTGGCCGCGAGATGCACGAAGAACCGCAGGTCCTGCATTACGGTAAAGCCGGCACTGGCATGAAACTGGAAGAAGGCATGACCTTCACCATCGAACCGATGATCAATCAGGGCGACCACCGTTTAAAACATATGAAAGACGGCTGGACGGTGATCACCCGTGACAAAAAATTGTCAGCTCAATGGGAACATACCATCGCCGTTACGGCGACAGGTTATGAAGTACTTACTCTGCGCGAGGAGGAAAAAAACACCGCGGATTAA
- a CDS encoding cytochrome C assembly family protein, which translates to MSGLVLALPAAGFYLFAAWRQWQTVSGQKTANRMPVLMSTMIAAMLHLGYIGIEMLGREHINFAMFEVGSLICWVITLLLLFSGWKKPVDNLFIGLLPMAAVILLLAALSGQQMSLEQLSYGLAWHILLSVLAYAVFTIAAVQSVLLYLQDLALKKRQTRGLVQALPPLQTMDLLLFEMVWLGMILLTAAFAIGWPYVFDLKAQHLLHKVVFASLGWIVFAILLVGRYRFGWRGVIASRWTLIGTGFLVLSYFGTKFVLEMVLQR; encoded by the coding sequence ATGTCAGGATTAGTATTGGCGCTGCCCGCCGCCGGGTTTTATCTGTTTGCCGCATGGCGCCAGTGGCAGACCGTCAGCGGACAGAAAACCGCCAACCGCATGCCGGTGCTGATGAGCACTATGATCGCGGCGATGCTGCATCTGGGCTATATCGGTATTGAGATGCTGGGACGCGAGCACATTAACTTCGCCATGTTCGAAGTCGGCTCACTGATCTGCTGGGTTATCACCCTGCTGCTGCTGTTCTCCGGCTGGAAGAAACCGGTCGATAACCTGTTTATCGGCCTGCTGCCGATGGCCGCCGTCATTCTCCTGCTGGCGGCACTTTCCGGCCAGCAAATGTCCCTTGAGCAACTGAGCTATGGCCTGGCCTGGCATATCCTGCTGTCGGTACTGGCGTATGCCGTCTTTACCATCGCTGCGGTGCAGTCGGTGCTGTTGTATCTGCAGGATCTGGCACTTAAAAAACGCCAGACCCGTGGCCTGGTGCAGGCCCTGCCGCCGCTGCAGACCATGGATTTACTGCTGTTTGAGATGGTCTGGCTGGGCATGATCCTGCTGACCGCGGCCTTTGCCATCGGCTGGCCTTATGTGTTCGACCTGAAAGCCCAGCACCTGCTGCATAAAGTGGTGTTCGCCAGCCTCGGCTGGATCGTGTTCGCCATTTTACTGGTTGGCCGCTACCGTTTTGGCTGGCGCGGGGTGATTGCCAGCCGCTGGACCCTGATAGGCACCGGCTTTCTGGTGCTGTCGTATTTCGGCACCAAGTTTGTGCTGGAAATGGTGCTGCAGCGCTGA
- a CDS encoding ParD-like family protein codes for MGIVKISDDLHEEIRDASASMSRSINAQAEFWIKIGMLAEFYPDLTYPQLTRKLLSCKELPLKELLQHAG; via the coding sequence ATGGGTATTGTTAAAATTTCTGACGATCTGCACGAAGAAATCCGTGATGCCAGCGCGTCGATGTCGCGTTCTATTAATGCCCAGGCCGAGTTCTGGATCAAAATCGGCATGCTGGCCGAATTCTATCCCGACCTCACTTACCCGCAGCTGACGCGCAAACTGCTGAGTTGCAAAGAACTGCCACTGAAGGAGTTGCTGCAACATGCTGGTTAA
- a CDS encoding glutathione S-transferase family protein: MRITLYQFPISHYCEKIRWALDYKGIPYKTVNLLPGRHMVLIKKLSGQTSVPVLKHGKHVVHGSSAILDYLDQAFPQKPLLPKNPELRAQALDWERRLDAEAGPDVRLWSYHHLLQQPAQVIPLLGARKPFFYRWLLRSVFPKLEYTMRRWMKITPDNATSAQQRMESVLTDLRLAYSQSHFLVGEHFTRADLTACALFAPLFQPFQYPVPWPGVESSPVPMREWIEQHQDIIEPLRLRYAQYR; encoded by the coding sequence ATGCGTATTACGCTGTATCAATTCCCGATCTCTCACTACTGTGAAAAAATCCGCTGGGCGCTGGACTACAAAGGTATTCCCTATAAAACGGTGAACCTTTTACCAGGACGCCACATGGTGTTGATAAAAAAACTCAGTGGCCAGACATCGGTACCGGTGTTAAAACATGGTAAACATGTAGTGCATGGTTCGTCGGCAATTCTGGATTATCTTGATCAGGCTTTTCCGCAAAAACCGCTGTTGCCAAAAAATCCTGAGCTGCGTGCGCAGGCACTGGATTGGGAGCGTCGTCTGGATGCCGAAGCCGGACCGGATGTCCGCCTCTGGAGTTATCATCATTTACTGCAGCAGCCTGCGCAGGTCATTCCTTTGCTGGGTGCACGTAAACCGTTCTTTTATCGCTGGCTGTTGCGCTCAGTTTTCCCCAAGCTGGAATACACAATGCGCCGCTGGATGAAAATCACACCGGATAATGCCACAAGTGCGCAACAGCGAATGGAAAGTGTATTAACCGATTTGCGTCTGGCCTACAGCCAGTCGCATTTTCTGGTTGGTGAGCATTTCACCCGTGCCGACCTGACCGCCTGTGCTTTGTTCGCACCATTATTTCAGCCATTTCAGTATCCGGTTCCCTGGCCTGGGGTTGAGTCTTCCCCGGTGCCGATGCGTGAGTGGATTGAGCAGCATCAGGATATTATTGAGCCACTGCGGTTGCGTTATGCTCAATATCGCTGA
- a CDS encoding cyclic nucleotide-binding domain-containing protein yields the protein MRRITREEYPIDTLQRIVNGVTFFKDLIHSDPSQFELLMSVTQFVTADQDEIILHHGDDANVLYFLLKGQLAVLADDDSGEVINEINAGEMFGVMAMVLNFKRSASIKVNGRTALLAGIDYQHFSDLDDFTLFTLRTKISFFRMLTNNIRWNLERNKMQLPDHPLVSKLRTLPLYSGEKNTLEELHALHHQAHALSELLCEWNDAMHDGGDWKEY from the coding sequence ATGCGTCGTATCACCCGCGAAGAGTATCCCATCGACACTCTGCAACGCATTGTCAATGGCGTTACCTTCTTCAAGGATCTGATTCACAGTGACCCGAGTCAGTTTGAATTATTGATGAGTGTCACTCAGTTTGTAACTGCCGATCAGGATGAAATCATTCTGCATCACGGTGATGACGCCAACGTACTGTATTTCCTGCTCAAGGGTCAGCTGGCTGTTCTGGCCGATGATGACAGCGGTGAAGTGATCAACGAAATCAATGCCGGTGAAATGTTCGGCGTGATGGCCATGGTGCTGAACTTCAAACGCTCAGCCTCCATTAAAGTGAATGGCCGCACAGCCCTGCTGGCCGGTATTGATTACCAGCACTTCAGCGACCTGGATGATTTCACCCTGTTTACGCTGCGCACCAAAATCAGTTTCTTCCGCATGCTGACCAACAATATCCGCTGGAATCTGGAGCGCAATAAAATGCAGCTGCCCGATCACCCGCTGGTCAGCAAGCTGCGTACCCTGCCGCTCTACAGCGGTGAAAAAAACACCCTGGAAGAATTGCACGCCCTGCATCATCAGGCGCATGCCCTGTCCGAACTGCTGTGTGAGTGGAACGACGCCATGCACGATGGCGGCGACTGGAAAGAATACTGA
- the nhaD gene encoding sodium:proton antiporter NhaD, protein MPDFLPYLLIILAIIGLLAVVLEEVIHVNKAQVVLFLGALSWILLFAFSPDTHTHELVQEGLQENIGEIASLWLFLLAAMTFVAYLNKKGLIESLIYRFLPSQISERKLLLMTGLFSFVFSSLADNITATLISVALILSLNLSAAKTLRFATVVVFAVNSGGVAMITGDVTTLMIFLAGKVSITNLLLLSLPALTAVLLLTTMLSWSLRDHAMIQHKENDLAQVDLAIAAIFILTILATIAGNVVFDIPPVLSFLTGLSVMFLVARAYGEDTENHPILNYIRQIEFDTLLFFLGILLIVGSLKEIHALDSFVALYQHMPAWAANYLMGLLSAVIDNVPLTAALLKADVTMSLQEWMALTYAVGVGGSLLIIGSAAGIVAMSKINELTFGSYLKFFMALIIAYSAGYGSVLLLGHYVL, encoded by the coding sequence ATGCCCGATTTTTTACCCTACCTGCTGATCATCCTGGCCATTATTGGCCTGCTCGCCGTTGTACTTGAAGAAGTTATCCACGTAAACAAAGCTCAGGTTGTGCTGTTTTTAGGTGCACTGTCCTGGATTCTGCTGTTTGCGTTTTCCCCAGATACCCATACCCACGAGCTGGTCCAGGAAGGATTGCAGGAAAATATCGGAGAAATTGCCAGCCTCTGGCTGTTCCTGCTGGCCGCGATGACCTTTGTTGCCTATCTCAACAAAAAAGGGCTGATTGAAAGTCTGATTTACCGCTTTCTGCCCAGTCAGATATCGGAACGCAAGCTGCTGCTGATGACCGGCCTGTTCAGCTTTGTCTTCTCCTCTCTGGCCGACAACATTACGGCGACGTTAATTTCTGTTGCCCTGATCTTATCGCTGAATTTATCCGCCGCTAAAACCCTGCGTTTTGCCACCGTCGTGGTCTTTGCCGTTAACTCCGGCGGTGTTGCCATGATTACCGGTGACGTCACCACGCTGATGATTTTCCTTGCCGGTAAAGTCAGCATTACCAATTTACTGCTGTTATCACTGCCAGCTCTGACCGCGGTATTGCTGCTCACCACCATGCTGTCCTGGTCATTACGTGACCATGCCATGATTCAGCATAAAGAAAACGACCTGGCTCAGGTGGATCTGGCTATTGCCGCTATTTTTATCCTCACGATTCTCGCCACTATTGCCGGCAACGTAGTGTTTGATATTCCGCCCGTACTGAGTTTTCTGACCGGTCTGTCGGTCATGTTTCTGGTGGCCCGTGCTTACGGCGAAGATACCGAAAATCATCCGATTCTGAATTACATCCGCCAGATCGAGTTTGATACCTTGCTGTTCTTCCTCGGTATCCTGCTGATTGTCGGCTCGCTGAAAGAAATTCACGCCCTCGACAGCTTTGTCGCGCTGTACCAGCATATGCCAGCCTGGGCTGCTAATTACCTGATGGGACTGCTGTCAGCAGTGATTGATAACGTTCCGCTGACGGCCGCTCTGCTGAAAGCCGATGTCACCATGAGCCTGCAGGAATGGATGGCATTAACCTATGCCGTTGGTGTCGGCGGTTCATTACTGATTATCGGCTCCGCCGCTGGTATTGTGGCCATGAGCAAAATCAATGAACTGACCTTCGGCAGCTACCTGAAGTTTTTTATGGCTCTGATTATCGCCTACAGCGCCGGCTATGGCAGCGTACTGCTGTTGGGTCACTATGTGCTTTAA
- a CDS encoding secondary thiamine-phosphate synthase enzyme YjbQ — protein sequence MWLQQEIQLSAKARGFHLITGEILRQLPQLKQIQTGLAHIFIQHTSASLTVNENADPTVRSDFEAVFNRLVPEGEPYYRHTLEGDDDLPAHIKASLLGPSVTLPVTDGAFNLGTWQGIYLCEHRDHGGPRRLLVTLQGV from the coding sequence ATCTGGCTGCAACAGGAGATTCAGCTCAGTGCCAAAGCGCGCGGCTTTCACCTGATTACCGGCGAAATCCTGCGGCAGTTGCCACAGCTTAAGCAGATTCAGACCGGGCTCGCGCATATTTTTATTCAGCATACCTCGGCGTCGCTGACGGTGAATGAGAATGCTGATCCTACGGTACGCAGCGACTTTGAAGCGGTCTTTAACCGTCTGGTGCCGGAAGGCGAGCCTTATTACCGCCATACGCTGGAAGGTGACGACGATCTGCCGGCGCATATTAAAGCCAGTCTGCTAGGGCCATCAGTCACTCTGCCGGTGACTGATGGCGCTTTTAATTTAGGCACCTGGCAGGGCATTTATTTGTGTGAACACCGTGACCATGGTGGCCCGCGTCGCTTACTGGTGACTCTGCAGGGCGTCTGA